From the genome of Sphingobacterium kitahiroshimense, one region includes:
- a CDS encoding M1 family aminopeptidase — protein sequence MFSTIFKFEFTRWFKNSTIYIYMLLFFVLALFIMLSALGIFDGITATKSSNTIMNSPLAISEMINGMSNLIYFLIPTIVGASVYRDFQYNVHSILFSYPFTKTDYLLGKFFGSLSLVLIIVLASTLGIIVAQYVPGINQSLLGPVDVFAYFQTYLIQVIPNLIIFSSIIFVLVTLTRNVYVGFVAVLILLLLQAVVHSTTADMDNRYLGALIDPFGDSAISYYTQYWSPAEKDIRNLPFTGAVIYNRLIWLAVSALFIGGFYLFFSFSQQAFTFKTSKIGKRVTKNNFESIFRMDLPVVKYNFSAFHYFKTSWALARYNFSYIVKNPVFMILTLVGILFVILMASTIGSISGTSTYPVTWKMLMIPGSTFKFFLLILTFLFTGLLIHRGSITRMGGLIDASPVPNWVLLLSTLIAIVKMQLALLLVVIVTCMAFQVYHGYYTFEIGQYVMNLMVYGMLSNIAWLLISVFVHTLFKNYLTGFFVLLLLFIALPFLSAMGVEQNIYKFNQGPGLDYSDMDGFGYVLPFITYRVYWLLFSVFFLTISLLLWRRGLFSGIKERWLILKSNLNPTIVAIITISLVGFIAMGAGIYYENNIKKPYYTSLDHEKQAVEWEKKYKKYQYQPQPRVVDVKFNMDIFPKERSFKAQVAYVLKNKTGVAIDSIFVNYNDYDYKFSFSVPNTLVSEDDKYNFNIYKLQQPLAPGDSITLNFSTQSPRNTWVNERSPVKGNGTFINNMQFPNIGYLDRGELVENDIRKKYGLPYRNRMAPPTDQKALQNNYISNDADWIRFEAIVSTDLDQLAIAPGYLTKEWEKGGRKYYHYKMDTEILNFYAFNSARYEVKKGNWNGVNLEVYYHKGHTFNLDRMMASSKASLAYYSQEYSAYPHRQLRIVEFPRTDGTFAQSFANTIPFSEAIGFIADVKEKNEDAVDYPYAVTAHEIAHQWWAHQVVGANVQGATLLSESMSEYSSLKVLEKRYGKGQMRKFLKDALDGYLTGRSAEKLGERPLMFNENQMYIHYQKGSLVLYALSDYLGEDVFNKTAKTYLEHTAFQNPPYTTSLEFVEHFKQATPDSLQYLIKDMFETITLYNNKVEKVTAKKMKNGKYQVDIEFEVAKYRVDENGTKSYHDKGNNPISFKKSDKETVESLPLRDYIEIGVFAKTNKKGGRSTQELYLKKHRIDQINNKITLVVDELPLQVGIDPYNKLIDMDSDDNRKDI from the coding sequence ATGTTTAGCACTATTTTTAAATTTGAGTTCACCCGCTGGTTTAAGAATAGTACCATCTATATCTACATGTTGCTGTTCTTTGTGCTAGCATTGTTCATCATGCTGTCTGCACTTGGTATCTTTGATGGTATTACCGCGACGAAATCTTCCAATACAATCATGAACTCACCTCTGGCGATTAGCGAAATGATCAACGGGATGTCTAATCTTATTTATTTTCTGATCCCAACCATTGTGGGGGCCTCTGTCTATCGGGACTTTCAATACAATGTGCATAGCATTCTTTTTAGCTATCCCTTTACCAAGACTGATTATTTACTGGGTAAGTTTTTCGGTTCGCTTTCATTAGTCTTAATCATCGTATTGGCTTCTACACTAGGGATTATAGTTGCGCAGTATGTTCCCGGTATTAACCAAAGTTTATTGGGGCCGGTGGATGTATTTGCCTATTTTCAGACCTATCTTATTCAGGTCATACCCAACCTGATAATTTTCAGTTCCATTATTTTTGTATTGGTGACACTGACTAGAAATGTATATGTGGGTTTTGTTGCGGTACTGATTTTACTCCTGCTGCAAGCGGTGGTTCACAGTACTACAGCTGATATGGATAACCGTTACCTCGGTGCATTGATCGATCCATTTGGGGATAGTGCTATTTCCTACTATACACAATATTGGTCTCCAGCAGAAAAAGATATCAGAAATCTTCCTTTTACTGGAGCAGTGATCTATAACAGATTGATCTGGCTAGCCGTATCTGCACTTTTTATTGGTGGTTTTTACTTGTTCTTTTCATTTTCTCAACAAGCTTTTACGTTTAAGACGAGTAAAATTGGTAAACGCGTGACTAAAAATAATTTTGAAAGTATTTTTAGAATGGATCTTCCGGTGGTGAAATATAATTTTTCAGCTTTTCACTATTTTAAAACTTCATGGGCATTGGCGAGATACAACTTCAGTTACATTGTCAAAAATCCTGTATTTATGATTTTGACATTGGTAGGGATCCTCTTTGTTATCTTAATGGCAAGTACCATCGGTTCTATTTCGGGAACATCGACTTATCCTGTTACTTGGAAAATGTTGATGATACCTGGATCCACATTTAAGTTTTTTCTGTTGATATTGACTTTCCTGTTTACAGGTTTGCTAATTCACCGGGGGAGCATTACCCGTATGGGGGGATTGATTGATGCGAGTCCTGTCCCGAACTGGGTTTTACTTTTATCAACTTTAATTGCTATTGTCAAAATGCAACTGGCCTTGTTACTGGTTGTTATCGTGACTTGTATGGCCTTTCAGGTATATCATGGGTATTATACTTTTGAGATCGGACAATATGTGATGAATCTTATGGTATATGGCATGCTCTCCAATATAGCTTGGCTGTTAATCTCTGTGTTTGTCCATACTTTGTTCAAAAATTATCTGACGGGATTTTTTGTGCTCTTGCTCTTGTTTATCGCATTGCCCTTTCTTTCAGCAATGGGAGTGGAACAGAATATTTACAAATTTAATCAGGGACCTGGGCTTGATTATTCGGATATGGATGGGTTCGGGTATGTGTTGCCGTTCATAACCTATAGGGTATATTGGCTTTTATTTTCCGTTTTCTTTTTGACCATTTCGTTATTACTATGGCGAAGAGGTCTGTTCTCAGGAATCAAGGAAAGATGGCTGATCCTAAAAAGTAATTTAAATCCCACTATTGTCGCGATAATCACGATCAGTCTTGTCGGATTTATTGCTATGGGAGCTGGTATATATTATGAAAATAATATTAAAAAACCGTATTATACCAGTTTAGATCATGAAAAACAGGCTGTTGAATGGGAAAAGAAATACAAAAAATATCAATACCAGCCACAGCCTAGGGTTGTGGATGTTAAATTCAATATGGATATCTTCCCAAAAGAGCGAAGCTTTAAGGCACAGGTAGCTTATGTATTGAAAAATAAGACCGGGGTAGCCATTGATTCGATTTTTGTCAATTATAATGATTACGATTACAAGTTCTCGTTTAGTGTGCCCAATACTTTGGTTTCGGAAGATGATAAGTACAATTTTAACATCTATAAATTACAACAGCCACTTGCTCCAGGTGATTCCATTACTTTGAATTTCAGTACCCAAAGCCCGCGCAATACTTGGGTGAATGAACGATCTCCAGTCAAAGGCAATGGTACTTTTATCAACAATATGCAATTCCCAAATATTGGATATTTGGATAGGGGGGAATTGGTCGAGAACGATATCCGAAAGAAATACGGACTGCCATATCGAAATCGGATGGCACCACCAACAGATCAGAAAGCGTTGCAAAACAATTATATTTCGAATGATGCCGATTGGATTCGTTTTGAGGCTATCGTGAGTACAGATTTGGATCAGTTGGCCATTGCACCAGGTTACTTGACTAAGGAATGGGAAAAGGGGGGACGTAAATATTACCACTACAAGATGGATACGGAAATTCTCAATTTCTACGCTTTTAATTCTGCGCGATATGAAGTAAAGAAAGGCAACTGGAATGGCGTGAATCTAGAAGTATATTATCATAAAGGACATACGTTCAATCTGGACCGCATGATGGCATCCAGTAAGGCATCTCTGGCTTATTATAGCCAAGAATACAGTGCTTATCCGCACCGTCAGTTGCGTATTGTCGAATTTCCACGTACCGATGGAACTTTTGCTCAATCATTTGCCAATACCATTCCTTTTTCAGAAGCTATCGGGTTTATAGCCGATGTAAAGGAGAAAAATGAAGATGCCGTGGATTATCCTTATGCAGTCACCGCACATGAGATCGCACATCAATGGTGGGCTCATCAAGTCGTAGGAGCGAATGTACAGGGAGCTACATTGCTATCGGAAAGTATGTCGGAGTATTCTTCGTTGAAAGTGTTGGAAAAACGTTATGGTAAGGGGCAGATGCGCAAATTTCTAAAAGATGCATTGGACGGTTATCTAACAGGGCGAAGTGCTGAGAAATTGGGGGAGAGGCCGCTCATGTTCAATGAGAATCAAATGTATATCCACTACCAGAAAGGTTCCCTGGTACTGTATGCTTTAAGTGATTATCTGGGTGAGGATGTTTTTAATAAGACTGCTAAAACCTATCTGGAACATACGGCTTTTCAAAATCCACCCTATACAACATCATTGGAGTTTGTGGAGCACTTTAAACAAGCGACACCCGATTCATTGCAGTATCTGATTAAGGATATGTTTGAGACTATCACTTTATATAACAATAAGGTTGAAAAAGTTACTGCTAAAAAAATGAAAAATGGTAAGTATCAGGTCGATATTGAATTTGAGGTTGCCAAATATCGTGTGGATGAAAACGGAACGAAAAGTTATCATGATAAAGGCAACAATCCCATTTCATTTAAGAAATCGGATAAAGAAACTGTGGAGTCATTGCCCTTAAGGGATTACATTGAGATCGGTGTGTTTGCAAAAACAAATAAGAAAGGTGGACGTTCAACACAGGAATTGTATCTGAAAAAACATAGGATCGATCAGATCAATAATAAAATAACACTTGTGGTCGACGAGTTGCCTCTTCAGGTTGGAATCGATCCGTATAATAAGTTGATTGATATGGATTCGGATGATAACCGGAAGGATATCTGA
- a CDS encoding DUF3267 domain-containing protein, with protein sequence MEQNLLENYIKEIRTIDLAKANIFSLLLFIPIILVYGLPFYLIWGELDFIGLFVESFKENPLFSIAIVIVLLAGIVVHELIHGATFALFAKHGFKSIKFGILLKMLTPYCHCKEPLRVKEYIVGAIMPAIILGLLPGIIAIFIGNVFLLIFAIFFTGAAAGDFMIINLIWKEDKDTMVLDHPSEAGCFIFKKI encoded by the coding sequence ATGGAACAAAATTTATTAGAAAATTATATAAAGGAGATTCGAACTATTGATCTAGCCAAGGCAAATATTTTTTCTCTGCTCTTATTCATACCCATCATTTTAGTATATGGTCTTCCCTTTTATTTGATATGGGGTGAACTGGATTTTATTGGATTATTTGTGGAGAGCTTTAAAGAAAACCCGCTCTTTTCAATAGCTATTGTAATCGTTCTACTTGCCGGTATAGTTGTACATGAATTAATTCACGGAGCTACTTTTGCCCTTTTCGCTAAGCATGGTTTTAAATCCATAAAGTTTGGAATCTTATTAAAGATGTTAACTCCCTATTGCCATTGTAAAGAACCTTTAAGAGTTAAAGAATATATAGTAGGAGCTATTATGCCAGCCATTATTTTAGGATTATTGCCAGGCATTATTGCAATTTTTATAGGTAATGTGTTCTTGTTAATATTTGCTATATTTTTTACGGGAGCCGCAGCTGGTGATTTTATGATCATCAACCTGATATGGAAAGAAGATAAAGATACGATGGTCTTAGATCATCCATCAGAGGCAGGCTGTTTTATTTTCAAAAAAATATAA
- the punC gene encoding purine nucleoside transporter PunC produces the protein MQKFSENDMLDRKKNSFLFLIYLVGLSIIGFLATDMYLPAFDMMRLDLSTDKSSISASLSLFLAGYALAQLVWGPIADKIGKPKTILIGLSLFTLASLCIFFTNDVLSLLVLRLLQAIGVCAAAVSWQALVVEYYPASQTNKIFATIMPMVALSPALAPLLGVYLLQHFGWRSIFITLAGIAVLLMLYTFTLMRKQKLDTPVDTKAGEKTKQSYFSLLKSNVYVGNVLLYAFCSGSFFAWLTGSPFFLKELGYDESQIGLSFVPQTIAFMMGGYGYRALANRIETKKLMPVLLILYSVSLLAIYAMSVMTTPTLTLLLIPFCGMALANGACYPIVVAQALRVFPNNLGKAAGLQNAIQLGICFIASAIVSVFSKDALLATAIVMVGTIPFMLIAYRLTLKGK, from the coding sequence TTGCAGAAATTTAGTGAAAACGATATGTTGGATAGGAAAAAGAATAGTTTTTTGTTTTTGATTTACTTGGTTGGACTGAGTATTATTGGTTTTTTGGCAACGGATATGTATCTGCCGGCATTTGATATGATGCGACTGGATCTTTCGACAGATAAGAGTAGTATCAGCGCGAGTTTAAGTTTATTTTTAGCTGGTTATGCTCTTGCACAGCTGGTCTGGGGGCCAATAGCCGATAAGATCGGGAAACCCAAAACCATCCTCATCGGACTATCATTGTTTACGCTCGCTTCTTTGTGTATCTTTTTTACCAACGATGTCCTTTCGTTACTTGTTTTACGTTTGCTGCAGGCAATCGGTGTCTGTGCTGCTGCGGTAAGCTGGCAGGCTCTGGTTGTTGAATATTATCCGGCATCTCAGACCAATAAAATTTTCGCGACGATCATGCCCATGGTGGCTTTATCTCCGGCTCTGGCTCCTTTGCTGGGTGTATATCTGTTGCAACATTTTGGATGGAGATCCATCTTTATCACCCTAGCTGGTATCGCCGTGCTCCTGATGCTGTATACCTTCACTTTAATGCGCAAGCAAAAGTTGGATACTCCAGTTGATACAAAAGCAGGTGAAAAAACGAAACAGTCCTATTTTTCACTTTTAAAATCCAACGTGTATGTGGGCAATGTGCTGCTCTATGCATTCTGCTCGGGTTCATTTTTTGCCTGGTTAACGGGCTCTCCATTTTTTCTCAAAGAACTGGGTTATGACGAAAGCCAGATCGGATTGAGCTTTGTTCCGCAGACCATTGCATTTATGATGGGCGGATATGGCTATAGGGCGCTGGCAAACCGTATTGAGACCAAAAAACTGATGCCGGTTTTACTGATTTTATATTCCGTGTCTCTTCTAGCGATATATGCTATGAGTGTGATGACGACACCTACATTGACATTATTACTGATTCCGTTCTGCGGTATGGCATTAGCAAACGGTGCATGTTACCCGATTGTAGTTGCGCAAGCACTACGTGTTTTTCCAAATAATCTGGGTAAAGCCGCGGGCTTACAAAATGCAATTCAGCTTGGAATCTGTTTTATAGCGAGTGCTATCGTTTCGGTTTTTTCAAAAGATGCACTATTGGCTACGGCAATCGTTATGGTAGGGACAATTCCATTTATGTTAATCGCTTATAGATTGACTTTAAAAGGTAAATAA